The following proteins are encoded in a genomic region of Verrucomicrobiaceae bacterium:
- a CDS encoding sugar phosphate isomerase/epimerase — MKIGFNLLLYTGHVTEANYPVIEKLKKAGYDGVELPIFDVSNPAHFSSIGKVLQDNGLQCTAVTVLPDEAHNAISPVAANRQGAIDHLKRVLECAHNAGVQTLCGPYYQVLGQFTGAFPTEAELNHAAEVHRAIAPVAQAAGVKCAIEALNRFESHLLNTMEQAASYVKRVDHPNFGTMYDTFHANIEEKCPIKAIDTVFASGKLNHVHISENDRGTPGRGHINITEQIQHLKKIGYDGWMTIEAFGSALPDLAAATRVWRDFFPSTEQVYEEGIQVIKKALQA, encoded by the coding sequence ATGAAAATCGGCTTCAATCTCCTCCTTTATACCGGCCACGTCACCGAGGCTAATTACCCCGTCATCGAAAAACTCAAGAAAGCCGGCTACGACGGCGTCGAGCTGCCCATCTTTGATGTGAGCAATCCCGCCCACTTTTCCAGCATCGGCAAAGTCCTCCAAGACAACGGCCTGCAATGCACCGCTGTCACCGTGCTGCCCGATGAGGCACACAATGCCATCTCCCCCGTCGCGGCGAATCGCCAAGGCGCTATCGACCACCTGAAGCGCGTGCTCGAATGCGCTCACAATGCCGGCGTGCAGACCCTTTGCGGCCCTTATTACCAAGTGCTCGGCCAATTCACTGGTGCCTTCCCCACTGAGGCGGAGCTCAATCACGCCGCTGAGGTGCATCGCGCCATCGCCCCTGTCGCCCAAGCTGCTGGCGTCAAATGCGCCATCGAGGCCCTGAACCGCTTTGAGTCCCACTTGCTCAATACCATGGAGCAGGCCGCCAGCTACGTGAAGCGTGTCGATCACCCGAACTTCGGCACCATGTATGATACCTTCCACGCGAACATTGAGGAAAAATGCCCCATCAAGGCCATCGACACCGTTTTCGCCTCTGGGAAGCTCAATCACGTCCACATCAGTGAAAACGATCGCGGCACCCCCGGCCGTGGCCACATCAACATCACCGAGCAGATCCAGCACCTGAAAAAAATCGGCTACGACGGCTGGATGACCATCGAGGCCTTCGGCAGCGCCCTGCCAGACCTCGCCGCGGCCACCCGCGTCTGGCGTGACTTCTTCCCCAGCACCGAGCAGGTGTACGAAGAGGGCATCCAGGTCATCAAGAAAGCGCTCCAAGCCTAA
- a CDS encoding Gfo/Idh/MocA family oxidoreductase — translation MTTPSTPAATSRRDFLTTTAGAASALTVAQSAWAAGSDEVKIGLIGSGGRGSGAADQALTTPNKGFRLHAICDAFKEKAEGALSNLRNKHADRVQVDDRIFDGVEGYKKVLDTCDLVILTTPPGFRPYHFEAAINAGKNVFMEKPVATDSPGVRKVLEMAKVADEKNLKVVVGLQRRYQNCYLDALKQVKDQGIIGDIVSGQVYWNGGGIWFRDKQPGMSELLYQCNNWYHFTWLCGDHINEQHIHNIDVANWFIGGHPETAAGMGGRQQRVDKKWGQIYDHHYVEFTYANGVRVNSQCRHQSNTKPDVREEFTGTKGKLYLDNSGKCYANDHKGNAIWKYRAAREDRAAGEGKGKGKRNAGGGDPNPYQVEHDTLQDAILNNKPLNNAYYGAESTMTAIMGRMATYSGQVITWDQALNSRVQHMPAIVTAETEAPVKPNADGWYPIAIPGYKPDDYAKLGMQPVEIV, via the coding sequence ATGACTACTCCATCCACCCCTGCGGCCACCTCACGCCGCGATTTCCTCACCACCACGGCTGGCGCTGCCAGCGCACTCACCGTCGCTCAGTCCGCCTGGGCGGCCGGTAGCGACGAAGTCAAAATCGGCCTTATCGGCTCTGGCGGCCGTGGCTCAGGTGCCGCTGATCAGGCCCTGACCACTCCGAACAAGGGCTTCCGCCTCCACGCCATCTGCGATGCCTTCAAAGAAAAAGCGGAAGGAGCCCTCTCCAACCTGCGCAACAAGCACGCAGACCGTGTCCAGGTCGATGACCGCATCTTTGACGGCGTCGAAGGCTACAAAAAAGTCCTCGATACCTGCGACCTCGTCATCCTCACCACGCCTCCTGGTTTCCGCCCCTACCACTTCGAAGCCGCCATCAATGCCGGCAAAAACGTCTTCATGGAAAAGCCTGTCGCTACCGACAGCCCCGGCGTGCGCAAGGTGCTCGAAATGGCCAAAGTGGCCGATGAAAAGAATCTCAAAGTCGTCGTCGGCCTCCAGCGCCGCTATCAGAACTGCTACCTCGATGCGCTGAAGCAGGTGAAGGACCAGGGCATCATCGGCGACATCGTCTCCGGCCAAGTTTACTGGAACGGTGGCGGCATCTGGTTCCGTGATAAGCAGCCCGGCATGAGTGAGCTCTTGTACCAATGCAACAACTGGTACCACTTCACCTGGCTTTGTGGCGATCACATCAATGAGCAGCACATCCATAACATCGACGTCGCGAATTGGTTCATCGGTGGCCATCCAGAGACAGCCGCCGGCATGGGCGGTCGCCAGCAGCGTGTGGACAAGAAATGGGGCCAGATTTATGACCACCACTACGTCGAGTTCACCTATGCCAACGGCGTCCGTGTCAACAGCCAGTGCCGTCACCAGAGCAACACCAAGCCGGATGTGCGTGAGGAATTCACCGGCACCAAAGGCAAGCTCTACCTCGACAACAGCGGCAAGTGCTACGCCAATGACCACAAAGGCAACGCCATCTGGAAATACCGCGCCGCACGCGAAGACCGCGCCGCTGGCGAGGGCAAAGGTAAAGGCAAGCGCAATGCCGGTGGTGGCGATCCGAACCCCTACCAAGTCGAGCATGACACGCTTCAGGACGCCATTCTCAACAACAAGCCGCTCAACAATGCCTACTACGGCGCAGAGAGCACCATGACCGCTATCATGGGCCGTATGGCCACCTACAGCGGCCAGGTCATCACCTGGGATCAGGCGCTGAACTCCAGGGTGCAGCACATGCCCGCCATCGTCACCGCAGAGACAGAGGCCCCGGTCAAACCGAACGCCGACGGCTGGTATCCCATCGCCATCCCCGGCTACAAGCCTGATGACTACGCCAAGCTCGGCATGCAGCCCGTCGAGATCGTCTAA
- a CDS encoding SUMF1/EgtB/PvdO family nonheme iron enzyme, translated as MILLFADSQAEALEGRAAFLRDRLPGFTISHVADPVAAAAWIARAQALDVLVTEAIFDEDHTGFELRDVARARFPHVRVLFTTRFDLSEFDEQVAGESVLKDSPYSHEKLLLRVQALLSEPVDASAPQPVMVPGTVLGSYQVLDRLYIENEAETYRAMQVSVQRPVALVLLKPEFLNQPEVVAKFRERIRVKAGLEYARIAPLFEAGEANGWLFYTRELPRGRTLEELEAADEHLNERRLAEVLHGIAEAMEHATTRGYHHRSLAPRDIYIDGDHHSSITNIFRQSGTTRRDAKADVRALLHMLRPIAAEGKARGMLTALENGHHDWSGLLETLDDIRDAMREHSIVKKIEAETLPTVVTSSGGRPWWVWLIFASLLALIAGVGALTSGGTGGKNRLISSKAATVPQVEQWAHIPAGPFVYQEQLHKPLAKECWISKHEVTLGQYAEFLAALKKGPTGQYDHPEQPKTKKGHTPPHWDAYMAAAVNGTPVQGEPVSIHTPVTEVDWFDAYAYAKWRGMRLPTELEWEKAARGDQGRAYPWGDADVPGAANLGDDYSDKPGVKGGTKDGHNFAAAVTRDTRDVSPYDVREMAGNVQEWTAGEQSEGDWPLHPDYPDLRVPVVRGGHFGMKSSDQAPHRPPLPRLCHGGRASTRIPRRA; from the coding sequence ATGATCCTCCTTTTTGCCGATTCCCAAGCTGAAGCACTCGAAGGCCGCGCTGCCTTCCTGCGTGATCGGCTGCCGGGATTTACGATCTCGCATGTGGCAGATCCGGTGGCTGCGGCAGCGTGGATCGCACGGGCGCAGGCTCTCGATGTGCTCGTGACGGAGGCGATTTTCGATGAGGATCACACGGGTTTCGAGCTGCGTGATGTGGCGCGGGCACGCTTCCCGCATGTGCGGGTGCTTTTCACGACGCGGTTCGATCTGAGTGAGTTCGATGAGCAAGTCGCGGGCGAATCCGTGCTGAAAGACAGCCCCTACTCGCATGAAAAACTGCTGCTGCGTGTGCAGGCACTGCTTTCTGAGCCCGTGGATGCCTCTGCACCGCAGCCCGTGATGGTGCCCGGCACCGTGCTGGGCAGCTATCAGGTGCTCGACCGGCTCTACATCGAAAATGAGGCAGAGACGTATCGTGCCATGCAGGTGAGTGTGCAGCGCCCAGTAGCGCTGGTGCTGCTGAAACCAGAGTTTCTCAATCAGCCGGAGGTGGTGGCAAAATTCCGCGAGCGTATCCGGGTGAAGGCCGGGCTGGAGTATGCGCGGATCGCGCCGTTGTTCGAGGCTGGCGAGGCGAACGGCTGGCTCTTTTACACCCGTGAGCTACCACGCGGACGCACGCTGGAGGAGCTGGAGGCAGCGGATGAGCATCTGAATGAGCGCAGGCTCGCAGAGGTGCTCCACGGCATCGCAGAGGCGATGGAGCATGCGACGACTCGCGGCTACCACCACCGTAGTCTCGCTCCGCGTGATATTTACATCGACGGGGATCACCACTCGAGCATCACCAACATCTTCCGCCAGAGCGGCACCACCCGCCGTGATGCCAAGGCGGATGTACGAGCCCTATTGCACATGCTGCGCCCCATTGCGGCGGAGGGAAAGGCGCGTGGCATGCTCACCGCGCTGGAAAACGGCCACCATGACTGGAGCGGCCTGCTGGAGACGCTGGATGACATCCGCGATGCGATGCGTGAGCACAGCATCGTGAAAAAAATCGAGGCTGAGACACTGCCCACCGTGGTGACGAGCAGTGGGGGCCGTCCGTGGTGGGTATGGCTGATTTTTGCCTCCTTGCTGGCCCTCATCGCCGGAGTCGGGGCGCTCACCAGTGGCGGCACAGGCGGGAAAAACCGCCTCATCAGCTCCAAGGCTGCCACCGTGCCCCAAGTCGAGCAATGGGCACACATCCCCGCTGGGCCCTTTGTTTACCAAGAACAGCTCCACAAGCCACTGGCCAAAGAATGCTGGATCAGCAAACATGAGGTCACTCTAGGTCAGTATGCAGAATTTCTCGCGGCACTGAAAAAGGGGCCAACAGGCCAGTACGACCACCCAGAGCAGCCGAAGACTAAAAAAGGCCACACTCCCCCGCACTGGGATGCCTACATGGCTGCGGCGGTGAATGGCACCCCCGTGCAGGGTGAGCCAGTCTCCATCCACACACCTGTGACGGAGGTGGATTGGTTCGATGCCTATGCTTACGCCAAATGGCGGGGCATGCGCCTACCGACAGAGCTGGAGTGGGAGAAGGCCGCGCGGGGCGACCAGGGCCGTGCTTACCCCTGGGGTGATGCAGATGTGCCCGGCGCGGCGAATCTGGGTGATGATTACAGCGACAAGCCTGGCGTAAAGGGCGGCACGAAGGACGGGCATAATTTTGCCGCTGCGGTGACGCGTGACACGCGTGATGTGAGCCCCTACGACGTCCGCGAAATGGCGGGCAATGTGCAGGAATGGACTGCGGGTGAGCAAAGCGAAGGCGACTGGCCGCTGCACCCAGATTACCCCGATTTACGTGTGCCCGTGGTGCGTGGTGGCCATTTTGGCATGAAAAGTAGCGATCAGGCTCCTCACCGACCGCCGCTTCCCAGACTCTGCCATGGAGGCCGTGCCAGCACGCGGATTCCGCGTCGTGCGTGA
- the rpsA gene encoding 30S ribosomal protein S1: MSANASLADLIAGSFRELSEGSIVKGRILEIKPQVILVDIGYKSEGAIPSNEFEDEDIQVGDEVEVLLELLENDEGMVVLSKEKAAHRQNWEKIYHVFKDGGLVKGKVKSVVKGGLMVNVGVEAFLPGSQIDIIPPKDLNEYVGKVYEFKIVKINDERKNIVLSRREVIEAERSEQRQKFLDSVNPGDKVTGVVKNITDFGVFVDLNGMDGLLHITDMSWGRLNHPSEMVGIGQAVNVIILEVNREKERVSLGLKQLQNNPWENIENRYPVGHKVRGKVTKLVAYGAFVEVEEGVEGLIHVSELSWTKRIARPGDVLAVGQVVESVVLGINKDERKISLGVRQLEPNPWDDIDARYPVGTKMTRAVRNLTAYGAFVELEEGIDGMIHVSDLSWTRKINHPSEMLKKGQEVEAVVLGIDKANQRISLGMKQLETDPWSEIDGRFKVGEVVKGRVSKIASFGAFVELEDDIDGLVHISQISEERIEKVKDKLNVGDEVEARVIKVDKVERRIGLSIKAMNYSDADIQKESAAFEALRPSTDLVGLEQAFKFATEEWRPGGS; the protein is encoded by the coding sequence ATGAGTGCTAATGCATCGCTCGCCGACCTGATCGCAGGTTCTTTCCGCGAGCTCTCCGAAGGTTCCATCGTCAAAGGCCGGATCCTCGAAATCAAACCCCAGGTCATCCTCGTGGACATCGGCTACAAGTCCGAAGGAGCCATCCCCTCCAACGAATTCGAGGACGAAGACATCCAGGTCGGCGACGAAGTCGAAGTCCTGCTCGAGCTTCTCGAAAATGACGAAGGCATGGTCGTTCTCTCCAAGGAGAAAGCCGCCCACCGCCAGAATTGGGAAAAAATTTACCACGTCTTCAAAGACGGCGGTCTCGTCAAAGGCAAGGTCAAGAGCGTCGTCAAAGGCGGCCTCATGGTCAACGTCGGCGTGGAGGCCTTCCTCCCCGGCAGCCAGATCGACATCATCCCGCCGAAAGACCTCAACGAATACGTCGGCAAGGTGTACGAATTCAAGATCGTCAAAATCAACGACGAGCGCAAAAACATCGTCCTCTCCCGCCGCGAAGTCATCGAGGCCGAGCGCAGCGAGCAGCGCCAGAAGTTCCTCGACTCCGTCAATCCGGGCGACAAGGTCACTGGCGTGGTCAAGAACATCACCGACTTCGGCGTCTTCGTCGATCTCAACGGTATGGACGGCCTTCTCCACATCACCGACATGTCCTGGGGCCGCCTCAACCATCCTTCTGAGATGGTCGGCATCGGTCAGGCTGTGAATGTCATCATTCTCGAAGTGAATCGCGAAAAAGAACGCGTCTCCCTCGGCCTCAAGCAGCTCCAGAACAACCCCTGGGAAAACATCGAAAACCGTTACCCCGTCGGCCACAAAGTCCGCGGCAAAGTCACCAAGCTCGTCGCTTACGGTGCCTTTGTGGAAGTGGAAGAAGGCGTCGAAGGCCTCATTCACGTCTCCGAACTCTCCTGGACCAAGCGCATCGCTCGTCCGGGCGACGTTTTGGCTGTGGGTCAGGTCGTGGAGTCTGTCGTCCTCGGCATCAACAAAGACGAGCGCAAGATCAGCCTCGGCGTCCGCCAGCTCGAACCCAATCCGTGGGACGACATCGACGCTCGCTACCCTGTGGGCACCAAGATGACCCGCGCCGTGCGCAACCTCACCGCCTACGGCGCCTTCGTCGAGCTCGAAGAGGGCATCGACGGCATGATCCACGTCTCCGACCTCAGCTGGACACGCAAGATCAACCACCCATCCGAAATGCTCAAGAAGGGCCAGGAAGTCGAAGCCGTCGTTCTCGGCATCGACAAGGCCAATCAGCGCATCTCCCTCGGCATGAAGCAGCTCGAAACCGATCCATGGAGCGAGATCGACGGCCGCTTCAAGGTCGGCGAAGTCGTCAAGGGCCGCGTCTCGAAGATCGCCAGCTTTGGTGCCTTCGTGGAGCTCGAAGACGACATCGACGGCCTCGTGCACATCTCGCAGATCAGCGAGGAGCGCATCGAGAAGGTGAAAGACAAGCTCAACGTCGGCGACGAAGTCGAAGCCCGCGTCATCAAGGTGGACAAAGTGGAGCGCCGCATCGGCCTCTCCATCAAAGCCATGAACTACAGCGACGCAGACATCCAGAAGGAAAGCGCCGCCTTCGAAGCCCTCCGCCCCAGCACCGACCTCGTCGGCCTGGAGCAGGCCTTCAAGTTCGCCACCGAAGAATGGCGTCCAGGCGGTTCATAA